The nucleotide window ATGATCTCGCACATTAAAAACGGAGACGTTGAgttaaggggaaaaaaagctGTGTCAGGTCCTGATTGTTCTTGAGATTCACGATGGGCATACATGGATTCAGCAAGTAGAAGCTTTGCTATCATCTTCTCTCTTGTTGGCTCAATAGACGGTAAAAGAGCCCATGCCTCTCGGAAGTTTGCATATTTTACAGGAAGAGTCATTAACACTTTGGGGGTTAATTGATCTTCACCAAGAATAGTGCCCATGTCGTGAAGCTGATGAACTAAGCTCTCTATTTTCGAGACGTGGGCCATAACGTCATTTCCTTCATTGTATTTGTAGCGAATAATGCGATCAATTAGAACATGTTTGTTCTCTGGAGCGCTCTGCTCATATTGTTGAGTCAAACGATTCCACATCATAGAGGAAGATGTGCAATCCAACAGGGTTCTTCTAACTCCTGTTTCAGTTGTGCTGAAGATAAAATCTTGAGCTTGTAAATCCAAATCATGCCAGGCTAAAATAGCTGCTTCTTGAGTTGGCCTTCCCTCTTCATTAAGTGTAGGGGCATTGCTATCATCCAGAAGTTGTACTGGGCATTCAATGGTGCCATTGAGTATTCCATCCAGTTTGTGTACTTGAACGACAATATACACttgcttttttcaaaaaattgaaatcggTGCCGTTAAACTTTGGGATATGACTCGTTTTCTTTGCCGTTTAGGACAGTGACATGGCCAT belongs to Daphnia magna isolate NIES linkage group LG1, ASM2063170v1.1, whole genome shotgun sequence and includes:
- the LOC123471394 gene encoding uncharacterized protein LOC123471394; the protein is MYRQRIHKLDGILNGTIECPVQLLDDSNAPTLNEEGRPTQEAAILAWHDLDLQAQDFIFSTTETGVRRTLLDCTSSSMMWNRLTQQYEQSAPENKHVLIDRIIRYKYNEGNDVMAHVSKIESLVHQLHDMGTILGEDQLTPKVLMTLPVKYANFREAWALLPSIEPTREKMIAKLLLAESIYANHVVAVCRKRIREEKEKSSGNLANTAISDEQSTDASSIKFSYPALANTSLLSLISFVNWCADSGATRHMTDNREYFTKFVPVTHVWTVKRVGSVHKQLQVKGRGDIIIRSTKSTNMPDGILRDVLYVPGL